From the genome of Cyanobacteria bacterium GSL.Bin1:
TATTTTATTAACAAAATTCATAATTGAAATTTATTCAGATTAATCCCTTTCTTGATAAGATGTTATTATATGATCTAGATTTTTATTATTTTGAGTGTTATAAAAAACTTGGGCAAGTAAATGACTATTAGTTAGCGATTGCTTGCTGAATCTTCAGTTGCCAATTGTTTATAACGACCGATTTACAGTAGGATAGGAAGAGGTCTGATTGATCGCTAATTCTAGTTTTTCTCTAGACCACTCAGACGAGTTATAACATTGTTATTTTTATTCAAAAAAATCATGCGTGTCGAAGCCTGTTGTCAAAGTTTGCTTAAAGAAATCCTACCACACGTTGACTCTCGTCGAAAAGGAGTCTGTCTAGATGTTGGGGTAGGAAACTTTGCATTTTATTGTAATTTATTTTCTCAGTTAGGTTTTTCAACGATTGCGATTGAACCTTCTCCTAATAAAAAACTACGGCGTATTTGCCAACAAAATTCTATTCAGCTATTAGAATATTGTTTATCTAATAAAAATGGAATGCAGGCTCTACACTTAGGAAGATTTGCGTATTTAAGCAATCAAAATTTTAATTCTCTCGAATCAGAATGGTTTGCATCTTCTCAAAAAACAAAATTAGTTTCTACGATTGATTTATCAGCATTAATACAACTAACTGGTATAGAAGAAATTACTTGCTTTAAATTAGATATTGAAGGTTGGGAAGTGGTTGTAATGGAACAATTCAAAGGACTCTCTCCGTCGCAATTACCGAAGATAGTTATGTTTGAATATGGAGGAGGAAGCCGTCGCTATCATGGACAAAAAGGTTGGTCACCTAAATTTCTCAACGGAACAATGAAGTGCTTAGAAACATTAAAAAAGTGTGGATATGGGTTTAGCATCATGATTGATTATGCTCCTAATGCAAGACCAAAAATTTTTGATTTACAGTCTCTCACTTTAGATCCTGATACCTTATTTATTCCCAATGCTGTTTATGGAAATATTATTAGTTTTCGTGGCTTTGCTTATTCCGAAAGTGCAATCACTAAAATTACGAATCCTTATAACGGTAAATGGCTAAACTGGCTAATAGAAAGATTTGTTACGAATTAAAATTCTAGTTTTATCAGGATTTAAGTATCAAGTTCTAGAAGTAAAGCACAGAATTTTTAATTAACAATAATTTTGCCTCGGTACATTTTCATCCCGCAAGTAAACTCATAGTCTCCTGGTGTTTTGGGTGTAAATTCGACACTGGTAATCTGATTTAAAGCTAAATTCACAGAACGATTAAAATCAGGAATTAGAACTTGCTCTAAACAACTGCTTGGATCACGACGTAGGAAATTAAGTCGGACTGGTTTGCCGGCACTCACCATAATTTCTGTGGGTTCGTAGCCACCATCAACCGTAATTGTTACCTCTTGAGTATCGTCTTTTTCTTCCGCTTTTTTCGCTGTTTTTTCACTGAATAAAAACCACCAAAGTTCTAAACCAATCAACCCAATACCACCGGCAGAGACTAAAAGTTTTATGGCTAAGGGTTGTTGAATTTTCTGAAAACCTCGATTCGATTGTGTTTCTGCTGCTGTCACTGGAAAAATCGTCATTAAGCTCAGAACTATTCCAGTTAAACTAGACAATAAAATCTGTTTTTTTCTGGTATGAAACATAATTTCTCTAGGTTCCTATTCCACTTCAAAATTTCGCAAGCGTAAAGCATTAGTTAAGACAGAAACAGAACTAAATGCCATCGCTGCACCCGCAATAATCGGGTTGAGTAACCAACCGAAAAGGGGGTATAAAATACCTGCAGCAATGGGAATTCCCGCCACATTATAAATAAAGGCGAAAAAGAGGTTTTGGCGAATGTTATTCATGGTGGCGCGACTGAGTTGAATCGCCGTCACAATTCCATCCAAATCCCCAGAAATCAGCGTAATATCAGAAGTGGTAATAGCAATA
Proteins encoded in this window:
- a CDS encoding FkbM family methyltransferase encodes the protein MRVEACCQSLLKEILPHVDSRRKGVCLDVGVGNFAFYCNLFSQLGFSTIAIEPSPNKKLRRICQQNSIQLLEYCLSNKNGMQALHLGRFAYLSNQNFNSLESEWFASSQKTKLVSTIDLSALIQLTGIEEITCFKLDIEGWEVVVMEQFKGLSPSQLPKIVMFEYGGGSRRYHGQKGWSPKFLNGTMKCLETLKKCGYGFSIMIDYAPNARPKIFDLQSLTLDPDTLFIPNAVYGNIISFRGFAYSESAITKITNPYNGKWLNWLIERFVTN